The following are encoded together in the Drosophila takahashii strain IR98-3 E-12201 chromosome X, DtakHiC1v2, whole genome shotgun sequence genome:
- the IP3K2 gene encoding inositol-trisphosphate 3-kinase A isoform X2, translating into MSVCALSQPQPQNPKNPANTTNPTNPKQKNGTTRLPALTTGNGSAGINLNGRPKGSVTPPTPPPSPQVRIYEDFDRMSAKEVYYNEAGKKVTVKLLHFPDVPPEEISKLKFEDDDEEEEDDEGEEEAEEEDKGDEADEDSDTGRRPASADSEECQRERPVEAEATASSSKKIFRRKLSGNNMQSRKCSLAFAQAHGIRQRAEKKLSMPTISITANSGDHVAHSFVGLRLGLGLGSGSRKLSQQHSLPDSSPSPTHLGPRRSHSPLGQSLCPGYIQYSKSLLEVPMPRDYGYASSDDLSSEWDSDVSTSAGGSAAGSGSGSGSSSQATAGKKSSGWRKIRNIVQWTPFFQTYKKQRYPWVQLAGHQGNFKAGPEPGTVLKKLCPKEEECFQILMQDLLRPYVPVYKGQVTSEDGELYLQLQDLLSDYVQPCVMDCKVGVRTYLEEELSKAKEKPKLRKDMYDKMIQIDSHAPTAEEHAAKAVTKPRYMVWRETISSTATLGFRIEGIKKSDGTSSKDFKTTKSREQIKLAFVEFLSGHPHILPRYIQRLRAIRATLAVSEFFQTHEVIGSSLLFVHDQTHASIWLIDFAKTVELPPQLRIDHYSAWKVGNHEDGYLIGINNLIDIFVEMQASMEAEASVSGGDGDHAKEEPGESKP; encoded by the exons ATGTCCGTGTGCGCCCTAAGTCAGCCACAGCCGCAGAATCCCAAGAATCCCGCGAATACCACGAATCCCACAAATCCCAAGCAAAAGAACGGTACAACGAGATTACCAGCCCTGAcaaccggaaacggaagtgcTGGTATAAACCTAAACGGCAGGCCCAAGGGCTCCGTAACGCCACCCACTCCGCCGCCTTCTCCGCAGGTTCGGATCTACGAGGACTTTGACAGGATGAGCGCCAAGGAGGTCTACTACAACGAGGCGGGCAAGAAGGTGACCGTCAAGCTGCTCCACTTTCCCGACGTTCCGCCCGAGGAGATATCCAAGTTGAAGTTCGAGGATgacgatgaggaggaggaagatgatgagggggaggaggaagccgaggaggaggataaGGGCGATGAGGCCGACGAGGATAGCGATACGGGACGCCGACCCGCATCGGCGGACAGCGAGGAGTGTCAAAGGGAGAGACCCGTGGAGGCGGAGGCCACGGCCAGCTCCTCCAAGAAGATCTTCCGCCGCAAACTGTCCGGCAATAATATGCAGTCGCGCAAGTGCAGCCTGGCCTTCGCCCAGGCCCACGGAATCCGTCAGCGGGCCGAGAAGAAGCTATCGATGCCCACCATCAGCATCACGGCCAATTCGGGTGACCATGTGGCCCACAGTTTCGTGGGTCTGcgtttgggattgggattgggatcggGCAGCCGGAAGCTGTCGCAGCAGCACTCGCTGCCCGACTCATCGCCCTCGCCCACGCATTTGGGACCCCGGCGATCCCATTCGCCGCTGGGCCAGAGCCTCTGCCCCGGCTACATCCAGTACTCCAAGTCGCTGCTGGAGGTGCCCATGCCGCGGGACTACGGCTACGCCAGCAGCGACGACCTCAGCTCCGAGTGGGACTCGGATGTGTCCACCTCGGCGGGGGGCTCCGCggcgggatcgggatcgggatcgggctCCTCGTCGCAGGCCACAGCTGGCAAGAAG AGCTCCGGCTGGCGGAAGATCCGCAACATCGTCCAGTGGACGCCCTTCTTCCAGACGTACAAGAAGCAGCGCTATCCATGGGTCCAGCTGGCCGGACACCAGGGCAACTTCAAGGCGGGTCCCGAGCCGGGCACCGTGCTCAAGAAGCTGTGCCCCAAGGAGGAGGAGTGCTTCCAGATCCTCATGCAGGACCTCCTGCGGCCCTATGTGCCCGTCTACAAGGGCCAGGTGACCAGCGAGGATGGCGAAC TTTACCTACAGCTCCAGGATCTGCTCAGTGACTATGTGCAGCCGTGCGTGATGGACTGCAAGGTAGGTGTTCGCACCTATTTAGAGGAGGAGCTGTCCAAGGCGAAGGAGAAGCCCAAGTTGCGCAAGGACATGTACGACAAGATGATACAGATCGATAGCCACGCCCCCACCGCCGAGGAGCACGCGGCGAAGGCGGTGACCAAGCCGAGATATATGGTCTGGCGGGAGACCATCTCCAGCACGGCCACGCTGGGTTTCCGCATCGAG GGCATCAAGAAGAGCGATGGCACCAGTTCCAAAGATTTCAAAACGACCAAGTCGCGCGAACAAATCAAGTTGGCCTTTGTCGAGTTCCTCAGCGGTCATCCCCACATTCTG CCCCGGTACATCCAGCGTTTGCGGGCCATAAGGGCCACCCTGGCCGTTTCGGAGTTCTTCCAGACCCACGAGGTCATCGGGAGCTCCCTGCTCTTCGTCCACGACCAGACCCACGCCAGCATCTGGCTCATCGACTTCGCCAAGACGGTGGAGCTGCCGCCGCAGCTGCGGATCGATCACTACTCCGCCTGGAAGGTGGGCAACCACGAGGATGGCTATCTCATCGGGATCAACAATCTCATCGATATCTTTGTGGAGATGCAGGCGTCCATGGAGGCGGAGGCGTCAGTTTCTGGCGGGGATGGGGATCATGCGAAGGAGGAGCCGGGAGAAAGTAAACCCTGA